The Thunnus maccoyii chromosome 9, fThuMac1.1, whole genome shotgun sequence genome includes a region encoding these proteins:
- the LOC121904404 gene encoding golgin subfamily A member 6-like protein 22, which yields MERRESRASRDYNRGMEEMRKLMEGEMQEREQKLRTAAKIMVLKERETWRSDREQLLEKLSVTEEEVTALKSDLQDEKDKNRNREQDIWSLHCQLSTEKEKYDSANALWWRKLHEVLEKAAGGIRKRDDQIISLERSLHAEKESWQQKVSQLEELLSEKEKEISRANKKRRERTTAHIDTLALLSETQSALKESQLACDSLEEKLRQQLTEKMEKDQRELSERVESLRKELSERVRKSREELSTVCESWERRSHQWRKEKKQLEETLQAKHKIWIHEEAQMKEQIQRLTNDNLQLQELLMKKEKKKQKSFWSWSRSK from the exons ATGGAAAGACGAGAGAGTAGAGCCAGCAGG GACTACAacagagggatggaggagatgaggaaaCTGATGGAGGGTGAGATGCAGGAGAGGGAACAAAAGTTAAGGACCGCTGCTAAAATCATGGTCCTCAAGGAGAGGGAGACCTGGAGAAGTGACAGGGAGCAACTTCTGGAGAAGCTCTCTGTCACTGAGGAAGAAGTCACGGCATTGAAGAGTGACCTCCAGGATGAAAAGGACAAGAACAGGAACAGAGAACAAGATATCTGGTCTCTTCACTGCCAGCTCTCTACTGAGAAAGAAAAGTACGACTCCGCCAATGCTCTCTGGTGGAGGAAGTTACATGAAGTGTTGGAGAAGGCAGCAGGGGGCATCAGAAAGAGAGATGATCAAATCATCTCTCTTGAACGGAGCCTCCACGCTGAGAAAGAGAGCTGGCAGCAAAAAGTCAGCCAGCTAGAAGAGCTCCtcagtgaaaaagagaaagaaatcagCAGGgccaataaaaaaagaagagaacgTACCACGGCTCATATTGACACCTTGGCCCTGCTGAGTGAAACACAGTCAGCTTTGAAAGAAAGTCAACTGGCCTGTGATTCACTGGAGGAAAAACTCAGACAGCAGCTGACTGAAAAAATGGAGAAAGACCAGAGAGAGCTCTCAGAGAGAGTAGAGAGCCTCCGCAAGGAGCTCTCTGAGAGAGTCAGAAAGTCTAGAGAGGAGCTCTCCACAGTGTGCGAGAGTTGGGAGAGGAGGTCACACCAgtggaggaaagagaaaaaacaactgGAGGAGACGCTGCAGGCCAAACACAAGATTTGGATCCACGAGGAGGCGCAGATGAAAGAACAGATCCAGCGCCTCACCAATGACAACCTCCAGCTTCAG gaGCTCCTgatgaaaaaggagaagaagaagcagaagagcTTCTGGAGCTGGAGTCGCAGCAAATAA